The following are encoded together in the Humulus lupulus chromosome 5, drHumLupu1.1, whole genome shotgun sequence genome:
- the LOC133779827 gene encoding uncharacterized protein LOC133779827, with product MASNSQQFGVHHEVPVKGVNEMNSKVEQQLAQLTNMVQQMALGHQVRPCGLCQVVGHPTYACGAQYELPTHHSSPAPMQKQVVDKSIHDESSTQKKLSKLTMPTYVPRPPFPRRLKKFKKEEADKKILETFRKVEVNIPLLDAIKQVPHYAKFLKEFCTNKKKLKGDEKISVGENVSTVLQKKLPPKCKDLGTFTIPYMIRNIKIEWWMLTMEFDGQFIKFNVFDSIGEIKGQETSLKYPT from the exons ATGGCTTCTAATTCCCAACAGTTTGGTGTTCATCATGAGGTACCAGTTAAAGGAGTTAATGAGATGAACTCTAAAGTAGAGCAACAACTTGCTCAATTGACTAATATGGTGCAACAAATGGCCTTAGGTCATCAAGTGAGACCTTGTGGACTATGTCAGGTGGTGGGGCATCCTACTTATGCTT GTGGTGCACAATATGAGCTACCCACACATCATTCATCGCCAGCTCCAATGCAAAAGCAAGTAGTAGACAAATCCATCCATGATGAGTCATCAACGCAGAAAAAACTTTCTAAACTAACTATGCCAACCTATGTCCCACGTCCGCCTTTTCCAAGAAGATTGAAAAAGTTTAAGAAAGAGGAAGCTGACAAGAAAATTTTGGAGACTTTTCGCAAAGTTGAGGTCAACATTCCATTACTTGATGCTATTAAACAAGTGCCTCATTATGCTAAGTTTTTGAAGGAGTTTTGTACGAATAAGAAGAAACTGAAGGGTGATGAAAAGATAAGTGTTGGGGAGAACGTTTCTACTGTTCTCCAAAAGAAGCTGCCACCAAAATGCAAGGACCTTGGGACTTTTACAATTCCTTATATGATTAGGAATATAAAGATTGAGTGGT GGATGCTAACAATGGAGTTTGATGGTCAATTTATCAAATTCAATGTGTTTGATTCCATTGGTGAGATCAAAGGGCAGGAGACTTCATTGAAATATCCAACATAA